GATATTTCCAATTACTAAAACGAGCAGGAAGAACGTGCTGTATTTAGCGAGCGATTGCAGTGTCATCAAGTACACCGCCATTGCCATTAACGGGAAATATGCATCCAAGTTCGCCTTAACCTTCCCGAACTTGCACTCCATCGCCACATAGAGTGAGTAAAGAAAAACCCCAAAGATAACCGCTCCTATGATCCCCCAGCTCACAAGCAATTCGAGATAAGTATTATGAGTTCCGTTCTCGTAATTATAATCACGCAGGTACCCGATTAACCCGGATCCCCAAAGCAAATGCGATGATGTTAAAAATAAATTATTCCAGTAGTATTTGGCAATAGCGATACGATCGCTACTTATGTCATTGATATCTGACGAGAAGGTCCAACGATAAATCATTATGTCAACCAGCGGCGCAAGGTATGTCCATAACGAAAAAGCCAATACCGCAGCAAGGGCAACAGTACTACCAATAAATGTCCGAACTCTTTTATTGCCATGGAGGCAGACGTAAAACGCCGCGATGGTCACCATCACAGAAAATGTGATGATAAACCCACGGGAGTAAGTTTTTAGACAGAGCAGGAGGACTCCAACGAATCCAATCACATACCGCGCATCCCGCCGCTCTCCATGCCGATAGAGACTGAACAAAAAGAATGCGATAATAATGCCCATCATGGCATATCCATTGGGATCGCCGGCCACACCTTCGAACCGTTGCAAGCGTCCTTCAACGACAGGGAGATCCACATTCTGATTGGCAACAATTCCCGACACAGCGGACACTAAAAAACCGAAAAGCAAGGCATGTACAGCACGTTTGTGATCGTACCGAAAGTTGCTATCGATAACCAGCAACACTGCATAGAAAAAGAGAACTACCCAGCGAATCAACTGGACCACCTCATCCTTCGTATATGTAAAGGCATGCGTCAGCTCATACGCGATCACGGCCATCGCTGAAATAAAGGGGAAAACAGCAAGGCGCATTTTTCTGGCTTGACTGGCAACATGTTTCAACAAGCAAAAGAACAAGAACACTGTCGCATAGGAGAACGACATTCCCTCTGATTTAAATAACGACAATGACGGCAACAGAAACAGAATAAGG
The nucleotide sequence above comes from bacterium. Encoded proteins:
- a CDS encoding O-antigen ligase family protein — translated: MDKERNGFRGERNSPEKLVVGAKAWLVIPVVLSAILLICYSYTQNIQILIACSGLLFLMVIFGTPVASFYLILFLLPSLSLFKSEGMSFSYATVFLFFCLLKHVASQARKMRLAVFPFISAMAVIAYELTHAFTYTKDEVVQLIRWVVLFFYAVLLVIDSNFRYDHKRAVHALLFGFLVSAVSGIVANQNVDLPVVEGRLQRFEGVAGDPNGYAMMGIIIAFFLFSLYRHGERRDARYVIGFVGVLLLCLKTYSRGFIITFSVMVTIAAFYVCLHGNKRVRTFIGSTVALAAVLAFSLWTYLAPLVDIMIYRWTFSSDINDISSDRIAIAKYYWNNLFLTSSHLLWGSGLIGYLRDYNYENGTHNTYLELLVSWGIIGAVIFGVFLYSLYVAMECKFGKVKANLDAYFPLMAMAVYLMTLQSLAKYSTFFLLVLVIGNIFYRRVDHNNY